The Stieleria sp. JC731 genome has a segment encoding these proteins:
- a CDS encoding PEP-CTERM sorting domain-containing protein (PEP-CTERM proteins occur, often in large numbers, in the proteomes of bacteria that also encode an exosortase, a predicted intramembrane cysteine proteinase. The presence of a PEP-CTERM domain at a protein's C-terminus predicts cleavage within the sorting domain, followed by covalent anchoring to some some component of the (usually Gram-negative) cell surface. Many PEP-CTERM proteins exhibit an unusual sequence composition that includes large numbers of potential glycosylation sites. Expression of one such protein has been shown restore the ability of a bacterium to form floc, a type of biofilm.) — protein sequence MLKKFMCLAVLALSASTASAGVMGHSILSLSNIRVIDTSDNSVLTASFNGDLSADIQATTSTTSATNRASLSTAAPSTVTTNGTAFVTGGGIIIPPIQAADAVAGSLAGDYLRSQSLYGGSFVDIIDPGPYALIPTPAGATTQADFNVDNLGAIGGASSNVTNTSSFNFIATSDITARLEFDALVDMLLQDSFAPLNFYSSARTSFSVTLSESGAAVPGFGGASAEADLNQFISIPPSGSPATVFISGSYQSLDFDLTAGSFYTLTINQTASVSVGTVPEPSSFAAFGVLGLITTVVRRRKR from the coding sequence ATGCTAAAGAAATTTATGTGCCTTGCTGTGTTGGCGCTGTCTGCTTCCACAGCTTCTGCGGGTGTTATGGGACACTCGATTCTCTCGCTCAGCAACATTCGTGTTATCGATACGAGTGACAATTCGGTGTTGACCGCGAGTTTTAATGGCGATTTGTCTGCGGACATCCAAGCGACGACCTCAACGACGTCTGCCACGAACCGCGCTTCGCTTTCAACCGCTGCCCCGTCGACCGTTACTACGAACGGAACAGCATTCGTCACTGGTGGCGGAATCATCATTCCTCCAATCCAGGCAGCAGATGCTGTGGCTGGAAGTTTGGCTGGCGACTATCTACGCTCGCAATCGCTCTACGGCGGATCGTTCGTTGATATCATCGATCCTGGTCCATACGCATTGATTCCAACCCCTGCTGGCGCGACCACGCAGGCTGATTTCAACGTCGATAACCTCGGTGCAATCGGTGGTGCGTCTTCGAACGTGACGAATACATCTTCGTTCAATTTCATCGCAACTTCGGACATCACTGCCCGCTTGGAGTTCGACGCTCTAGTCGACATGTTGCTCCAAGACTCGTTCGCTCCATTGAACTTCTATTCAAGTGCTCGGACCAGTTTTTCTGTGACACTGAGTGAATCTGGCGCGGCTGTTCCTGGTTTCGGTGGGGCTTCAGCAGAAGCGGATCTGAACCAATTCATTTCAATTCCGCCGTCGGGAAGCCCAGCAACGGTATTTATCTCGGGTAGCTACCAGTCGCTCGACTTCGATCTGACTGCTGGTTCTTTCTACACCTTGACAATCAACCAAACGGCCAGCGTTAGCGTTGGTACTGTTCCCGAGCCTTCGAGCTTTGCTGCTTTCGGCGTACTCGGTCTCATCACGACGGTTGTTCGTCGACGCAAACGCTAA
- a CDS encoding FAD-dependent oxidoreductase, producing MTSISESLNPTAGQPDLGVYMSAPAPTSDRLRPMLRSALQSIVGDENFLDDSGTRNEYSKSTLPKSTYSAAIVRPKSAEQVQQIVRKLGEFGVQWHCFSRGKNWGYGDRCAATDGQVLIDLGRMNRIVEINEELAYAVIEPGVSQGELAGELLKRGSRLMLDVTGAGPDASIVGNILQRGFGHTPYGDRFSQSCNYQVVLPNGDVTHTGFGDIDASPVGHVYPYGLGPNVQGMMPQSKNGIVTRMTIWLMPRPEAIDGFGFKTDDDATFSQIVDCIGRLRQAGVIDSVVHLANDLRVASSQPIMQSIQSGDGPLTAEQRQHIRKELKIERWNGLGGLYGPRYLVDAKRDEIKRTLGKYCKVRFFKQWQVNLLKTAAEKAPDWRIANRFKNFVHTISDVNDLLCGVPNSNHLEGAFYRNRPESGEVTDAGLIWTAPVIPCRGDDALTLVKTMEPIANQYGFDLPITISPVVPRAAVCITNISFDKRSKSQAANATDCHMQLKQAIGEKGYPSYRASIVAKR from the coding sequence ATGACAAGCATTTCCGAATCGTTAAATCCGACAGCGGGGCAGCCTGACCTAGGAGTCTACATGTCCGCCCCTGCACCCACCTCTGATCGACTTCGCCCGATGCTGCGATCGGCACTGCAATCGATCGTCGGCGACGAGAACTTTCTAGACGATTCAGGAACTCGCAACGAGTACAGCAAGTCGACGCTTCCCAAGTCAACCTACTCTGCAGCCATTGTCCGCCCCAAGTCTGCCGAGCAAGTCCAACAGATCGTACGGAAACTGGGCGAGTTTGGAGTCCAGTGGCACTGTTTCAGCCGCGGGAAAAACTGGGGCTACGGCGACCGTTGTGCCGCCACAGATGGACAGGTGTTGATCGACCTAGGGCGAATGAATCGCATTGTTGAGATCAACGAAGAACTTGCCTACGCGGTGATCGAACCCGGCGTTTCGCAAGGGGAACTAGCTGGCGAGCTCCTGAAGCGAGGCTCGCGCTTGATGCTCGATGTGACAGGCGCAGGCCCAGACGCCAGTATCGTTGGCAACATCCTACAGCGAGGGTTTGGTCACACGCCTTATGGTGATCGCTTCTCACAATCGTGCAATTACCAGGTCGTGCTACCCAATGGCGATGTAACGCACACCGGGTTTGGCGACATCGACGCCAGTCCTGTCGGACACGTCTATCCGTACGGGCTGGGGCCGAATGTTCAGGGGATGATGCCTCAGAGCAAAAACGGGATCGTCACGCGGATGACGATCTGGTTGATGCCTCGACCGGAAGCGATCGACGGCTTCGGATTCAAAACCGATGACGATGCAACGTTCAGCCAGATCGTGGATTGCATCGGTCGCCTGCGACAAGCCGGTGTGATCGACAGTGTTGTTCACCTTGCCAATGATCTACGGGTTGCATCATCGCAGCCGATCATGCAATCGATCCAATCCGGCGATGGACCATTAACTGCCGAGCAGCGTCAGCATATTCGCAAGGAGTTGAAGATCGAACGCTGGAATGGGCTTGGTGGCCTGTACGGTCCACGGTATCTGGTCGACGCCAAGCGTGACGAGATCAAACGAACGCTTGGGAAGTACTGCAAGGTACGCTTCTTTAAGCAATGGCAGGTCAACCTATTAAAGACAGCGGCCGAGAAAGCCCCTGACTGGAGAATCGCGAACCGTTTCAAGAACTTCGTGCACACGATCAGCGATGTGAACGATTTGCTGTGCGGTGTCCCCAATTCCAATCACCTAGAAGGCGCGTTCTACCGGAACCGTCCCGAATCTGGGGAAGTCACCGACGCGGGACTGATCTGGACCGCACCAGTAATCCCTTGCCGAGGCGACGACGCTCTAACACTAGTAAAGACAATGGAACCGATCGCCAACCAATACGGTTTCGACCTTCCCATCACAATCTCCCCCGTAGTCCCCCGCGCCGCCGTCTGCATCACCAACATCTCCTTCGACAAACGAAGCAAAAGTCAAGCAGCGAACGCAACCGACTGCCACATGCAGCTTAAGCAAGCTATCGGCGAGAAAGGCTACCCAAGTTACCGAGCATCAATCGTTGCCAAACGGTGA
- a CDS encoding glycosyltransferase, which translates to MNSQMVPLVLHTRVISGQGGGPEKTILNSPRFLEPLGYHGVCVYLRDPGDQKFDIIRKRAVEKRAKLVEVDDFGIKDIGVVKRMRVAVEQIVQQGSFQSSPLIWHGHDYKSNLLGLLLKKHFPGMRLVTTVHGWVQKTWKTPLYYAIDKWCLARYEQVICVSRDLFEDCQKLGVESSRLTLIDNAIALDDYEFEMAQSEAKTRLGFAPETKLVIAVGRLSDEKGFDLLIDAVAQLIKDGENVALAIAGDGAFRNALQNQIDELGLSEVIKLLGFVADPRVVYRAGDVYVLSSYREGLPNVVLEAMAMKVPVISTRIAGMPDLISDGNNGMLIETGSADAIGQALRQLAQSPNQRDSLANASRRTVEERFSFQSRMESIAKIYRQL; encoded by the coding sequence GTGAATTCTCAGATGGTGCCGTTGGTTCTTCATACCCGCGTGATCAGCGGTCAGGGAGGTGGTCCGGAGAAGACGATCTTGAATTCCCCTCGGTTTCTTGAGCCGTTGGGGTACCACGGGGTTTGTGTTTACTTGCGCGATCCAGGGGATCAAAAGTTTGACATCATCCGGAAGCGGGCCGTAGAGAAACGGGCGAAGCTTGTTGAGGTCGATGACTTTGGGATCAAGGACATTGGCGTTGTCAAACGCATGCGAGTGGCTGTTGAGCAGATCGTTCAGCAAGGTTCTTTTCAATCGTCGCCCTTGATCTGGCATGGGCATGACTACAAGTCAAATCTATTGGGACTTCTGCTGAAGAAGCACTTCCCCGGTATGCGGCTCGTCACCACGGTGCACGGTTGGGTTCAGAAGACGTGGAAAACGCCGCTGTATTATGCCATCGATAAGTGGTGTCTGGCTCGCTACGAACAGGTCATCTGCGTTTCGAGGGACTTGTTTGAGGACTGCCAAAAGCTTGGCGTCGAGAGTTCGCGACTGACGCTAATCGATAATGCGATCGCTTTGGATGACTATGAGTTTGAAATGGCGCAGTCGGAAGCGAAGACGCGATTGGGTTTTGCACCCGAGACAAAACTGGTGATCGCAGTCGGCCGCCTCTCTGATGAGAAAGGCTTTGACCTTTTGATCGATGCGGTCGCTCAATTGATCAAGGATGGCGAAAATGTTGCCTTGGCGATTGCCGGCGATGGTGCCTTTCGAAATGCGCTCCAAAACCAAATCGATGAGTTAGGCTTGTCCGAAGTGATTAAGTTGCTTGGGTTCGTCGCTGACCCGCGTGTGGTTTACCGCGCAGGCGATGTCTATGTTCTCAGCAGCTATCGCGAAGGATTGCCGAATGTGGTTTTGGAAGCGATGGCGATGAAAGTCCCGGTCATTTCGACTCGCATTGCCGGGATGCCGGATCTGATCAGTGATGGCAACAACGGTATGCTGATCGAAACCGGTAGTGCCGATGCGATTGGTCAAGCGTTGCGGCAGTTGGCGCAGTCACCGAATCAGCGTGATTCGCTTGCCAATGCAAGCCGGCGCACCGTCGAAGAGCGTTTCAGTTTCCAAAGCCGAATGGAATCCATTGCTAAAATCTACCGGCAGCTCTAG
- a CDS encoding SGNH/GDSL hydrolase family protein, whose amino-acid sequence MIRCFLFSLAVFVSVSAVSAQATYSRLVVFGDSLCDTGNSYAATGIPPGGAAGFPYFQGRFCNGPNWIDYLQVDLSLADPQVLNFAVGGSSTGFGYQAPPDGIFQGPPGLLVPTVGVQIQTYQLLAIPDPDQLTVLWAGSNDLLTMKSPSSAVSNIEQHIRDLAAMGADEFLVPSMSALGEAPAVEGWLERLVMNYLSLRFNYLLNKRLDSLESELSIEVHRLNTFNLTMLGLAIPQLFGFTNTTDAALDDIAAGEISPAEGASYFYWDVIHPTTLVHSVLAQAASDELD is encoded by the coding sequence ATGATTCGATGCTTTTTGTTCAGTCTTGCTGTGTTTGTTTCGGTGTCAGCCGTTTCGGCTCAGGCTACCTATTCAAGGTTGGTCGTCTTCGGGGACAGCTTGTGTGATACGGGCAACAGCTACGCAGCGACCGGGATTCCTCCGGGAGGAGCGGCTGGTTTTCCGTATTTTCAGGGCCGGTTTTGCAATGGGCCCAACTGGATTGACTACCTTCAAGTTGATCTAAGTTTGGCTGATCCACAGGTCCTGAATTTCGCAGTGGGAGGTTCGAGCACAGGTTTTGGATATCAGGCACCGCCGGATGGAATTTTTCAGGGGCCTCCAGGATTGTTGGTGCCAACGGTTGGCGTTCAGATTCAGACGTATCAGTTGTTGGCTATTCCTGATCCGGATCAGTTGACGGTGTTGTGGGCCGGCTCGAATGATCTGCTAACGATGAAGTCTCCTTCATCTGCGGTCAGCAATATTGAGCAACACATCCGTGATCTAGCGGCCATGGGGGCCGACGAGTTCTTGGTCCCATCGATGTCCGCTCTCGGCGAAGCGCCGGCGGTCGAAGGTTGGCTGGAGCGGTTGGTGATGAATTACCTTTCACTCCGGTTCAATTATCTATTGAACAAGCGACTTGATTCGCTTGAGTCAGAGTTGTCGATCGAAGTTCATCGCTTGAACACGTTTAACCTGACCATGTTAGGGCTCGCGATTCCGCAGTTGTTCGGTTTCACGAACACGACTGATGCGGCTCTCGATGATATTGCAGCTGGCGAGATAAGTCCCGCTGAAGGTGCGAGTTATTTTTACTGGGATGTGATTCACCCCACGACACTGGTGCATTCGGTGTTGGCGCAAGCGGCAAGCGATGAGCTTGATTGA
- a CDS encoding GspE/PulE family protein: MGQAIQDFTDLLLRNGVISLDQLSEAEQVAKDTSSDVGAILVQMEYATPEEVAQAMAKFHKIPYVDLRETRVADEVIELVPESVARENMVLPYAEEDGALRILIADPFDLETIEKLRFILNRKIETALAPKESIQGAINQYYGQVEGESADSMLQEFTDTAIDFTETDTGEVSETSDDGDESSAPVIRLVNLMIQEAVQLRASDIHVEPFEERVRIRYRIDGVCVERESAPRRMLSALIARIKILSKIDISEKRRPTDGRIKITVGDKQLDLRVSIIPTNHGQSCVMRLLDKDNIKVGVRQLGLSQRDYRTFNSLIRRPNGIILVTGPTGSGKTTTLYAAMNALNRPDRKIITAEDPVEYYLPGINQVEVRHSIGLDFARIIRSMLRQAPNIILVGEMRDHETASMGIQASLTGHLVFSTLHTNDAPSAISRMVDIGVPSYMVASSVIAVMAQRLVRTLCPRCKVRYQPTESVIADSMLPPEMIAQAEFARGKGCPYCGRSGYRGRIGIYELMVINGKLREMMFKGADTKSIRIEAIKNGMSTLYADGMLKVTRGITTFEEVYRVAKQTEQEHLALHHLVEDLDSL; the protein is encoded by the coding sequence ATGGGCCAAGCTATCCAAGACTTTACCGATCTGCTGCTCCGAAACGGCGTCATCAGCTTGGACCAGCTCTCCGAAGCCGAGCAGGTTGCCAAGGACACATCTTCGGATGTCGGGGCCATTCTTGTTCAGATGGAATACGCGACGCCTGAAGAAGTGGCACAGGCGATGGCAAAGTTCCACAAGATTCCTTACGTCGATTTGCGTGAAACGCGAGTGGCCGACGAAGTGATCGAATTGGTTCCCGAGTCGGTAGCGCGGGAAAACATGGTACTGCCCTACGCCGAGGAAGACGGTGCCCTGCGAATCTTGATCGCAGATCCTTTCGACTTGGAAACGATCGAAAAGCTCCGTTTCATTCTGAACCGAAAGATCGAAACCGCTCTGGCTCCAAAAGAGTCGATCCAGGGGGCGATCAACCAGTATTACGGGCAGGTCGAAGGTGAATCGGCTGACTCGATGTTGCAGGAATTCACCGATACGGCGATCGACTTTACCGAGACCGATACGGGGGAAGTCAGTGAAACCAGCGACGATGGCGACGAGAGTAGCGCTCCGGTTATTCGCCTAGTTAACCTGATGATTCAAGAAGCCGTCCAGCTTCGGGCCAGCGATATCCACGTTGAACCCTTCGAGGAGCGGGTCCGAATCCGTTATCGAATTGACGGCGTTTGCGTTGAGCGAGAATCGGCCCCACGGCGGATGCTGTCGGCGCTAATCGCCCGGATCAAGATTCTGTCGAAGATCGATATTTCGGAAAAGCGACGACCAACGGACGGCCGGATCAAGATCACGGTGGGTGACAAGCAGCTCGATTTGCGGGTCAGTATCATCCCGACCAACCACGGTCAGTCATGCGTGATGCGACTGCTCGACAAAGACAACATCAAGGTTGGTGTACGTCAGTTGGGTCTGAGTCAACGTGACTACCGAACGTTCAACTCGCTCATTCGGCGCCCCAATGGAATCATCCTGGTCACGGGGCCAACGGGCTCTGGAAAGACCACGACGCTGTACGCGGCAATGAACGCGCTCAATCGTCCTGACCGCAAGATCATCACTGCCGAAGACCCTGTTGAGTACTACCTTCCGGGGATCAACCAAGTCGAGGTCCGGCACAGCATCGGGCTCGATTTCGCTCGCATCATTCGCTCGATGTTGCGACAGGCACCTAATATCATTCTCGTCGGTGAGATGCGGGATCACGAAACAGCATCCATGGGTATTCAGGCCTCATTAACTGGACACCTGGTTTTCAGTACCCTGCATACGAACGATGCGCCCAGTGCTATTAGTCGAATGGTGGACATCGGTGTTCCATCCTACATGGTGGCAAGTTCGGTCATCGCCGTCATGGCTCAGCGTCTGGTGCGGACACTGTGCCCGCGATGTAAGGTGCGTTATCAACCGACCGAGTCAGTCATCGCGGATAGCATGTTGCCACCAGAAATGATTGCTCAGGCTGAGTTCGCTCGAGGCAAGGGATGTCCGTACTGCGGTCGCAGTGGATATCGAGGCCGGATTGGTATCTATGAGTTGATGGTGATCAACGGAAAGTTGCGTGAAATGATGTTCAAAGGTGCAGACACCAAAAGCATCCGGATCGAAGCCATAAAGAATGGTATGTCAACACTTTACGCCGATGGGATGCTGAAGGTGACTCGCGGGATCACGACCTTCGAAGAGGTTTACCGGGTTGCTAAGCAGACCGAGCAGGAGCACTTGGCGCTCCACCACTTGGTGGAAGATCTCGACTCGCTATAG
- a CDS encoding type IV pilus twitching motility protein PilT, whose protein sequence is MATVLIDKLLQAAVKQGVSDIHIVVGQPPVFRLHGRMRKLETKTLEAEDSVALMKSITPERCQRELQETGSTDFGFAFGELARFRVSVFKQRGFISMVLRQIPNDKLTPEQLGLPEAVVKMVHRPRGLFLVTGPTGSGKSTTLASLINLLNETVDHHIITIEDPIEFYHDHKMSTINQREVGVDVPSFSEAIRRALRQDPDVILVGELRDLETIEAAISAAETGHVVFGTLHTNSAQGTVNRIIDAFPGNLQDQIRTQLASTLIGVVAQTLLPKIGGGRCAAYEVLVVTPGVSNLIRENKTFRISSSMQTGAKFGMQLMDDALFQHWKAERVSVEDVLSKAHRPDDLAKRIVQARRGLDDSPVPISDDESGKG, encoded by the coding sequence ATGGCAACCGTACTTATTGACAAGCTTCTCCAGGCCGCCGTGAAACAGGGCGTCAGCGACATTCACATTGTCGTTGGTCAGCCTCCTGTTTTTCGTTTGCATGGCCGGATGCGAAAGCTGGAGACAAAAACGCTGGAGGCGGAAGATTCGGTTGCGTTGATGAAGTCGATCACGCCGGAACGCTGCCAGCGAGAGTTGCAGGAAACCGGAAGTACTGACTTTGGTTTTGCGTTTGGCGAACTGGCGCGATTCCGGGTGTCGGTGTTTAAGCAGCGCGGGTTTATCTCGATGGTGCTGCGTCAGATTCCTAATGACAAGCTGACGCCCGAGCAATTGGGATTGCCAGAAGCTGTTGTCAAAATGGTGCACCGTCCCCGCGGTTTGTTCTTGGTGACGGGGCCAACCGGGTCTGGTAAGTCGACGACTTTGGCGAGCTTGATCAACTTGCTGAACGAAACCGTTGACCACCACATCATCACGATCGAAGACCCGATCGAGTTTTATCACGACCACAAAATGAGCACGATCAACCAGCGTGAAGTTGGTGTCGACGTGCCGAGCTTCTCCGAAGCGATTCGCCGAGCGTTGCGGCAAGACCCCGACGTGATTCTGGTCGGCGAGCTTCGTGACTTAGAAACCATCGAAGCGGCGATCAGTGCGGCGGAAACCGGGCACGTCGTCTTTGGCACCCTGCACACCAACAGTGCACAGGGCACGGTCAACCGAATCATCGACGCGTTTCCGGGTAACCTGCAGGATCAGATTCGAACGCAGTTGGCCAGTACCTTGATCGGCGTCGTCGCGCAGACCCTACTGCCCAAGATCGGCGGTGGACGCTGTGCTGCGTATGAGGTCCTGGTTGTCACCCCAGGTGTGTCAAACCTGATTCGCGAGAACAAAACGTTCCGGATCAGCAGTTCGATGCAAACCGGTGCGAAGTTCGGGATGCAATTGATGGACGATGCGTTGTTCCAGCACTGGAAGGCCGAACGAGTCAGCGTCGAAGACGTCCTGTCGAAAGCACACCGGCCGGATGACTTGGCAAAGCGGATCGTGCAAGCCCGTCGCGGATTGGACGATTCCCCGGTGCCGATCTCGGACGACGAGAGCGGAAAGGGTTGA
- a CDS encoding GspE/PulE family protein produces MAPRRIGQILVDLGFLTDEQRDIVLEEQEQQPGALFGKVAEDMQLITEEQLIQALAEQMSMQTVSLEEIQLAPELVEKLTETMAQLYRVVPIRFEGNRLTVATCDPQNLSVQDELRTFLGYDIDVVVATERDINTTIGRYYDSESESVEKLVAELAEDEELKAAVSALDSEKFNITDAEALADSAPVRKLLNMVLLLAIKDHASDIHLEPFEDEFRIRIKAEGVLYEMVPPPRHLAFAITTRIKVMANLDIAERRMPQDGRIELMVGGHPVDLRVSVLPTIFGESVVMRVLDRSVVNLSLENVGMDEKTMATFREAIDRPNGIVLVTGPTGSGKTTTLYSSLSEMNDIKDKLITTEDPVEYDIDGIIQIPIDHDVGVTFASCLRAILRQDPDIILVGEIRDLETAEIAIQAALTGHLVFSTLHTNSAPATVTRLKDMGIPAFMTCATVEAILAQRLVRRICTKCREETKVNKELLFELGMKPEDVAGRKFFKGIGCDQCNNTGYKGRIALFELMVMNDKIREMVMANASTDELRDEAERNGMTTLREAGLSMAFDGVTTLDEVVRETVAE; encoded by the coding sequence ATGGCCCCACGTCGAATCGGACAGATCCTCGTCGACCTTGGTTTCTTGACCGACGAGCAGCGAGATATCGTGCTCGAGGAACAGGAACAGCAGCCCGGTGCGCTGTTTGGAAAGGTTGCCGAAGACATGCAGCTGATCACCGAAGAGCAGCTGATCCAGGCGCTGGCCGAGCAGATGTCGATGCAGACCGTGTCGCTGGAAGAGATTCAGCTGGCGCCGGAACTGGTCGAGAAGCTAACCGAAACGATGGCGCAGCTCTATCGTGTCGTGCCGATTCGCTTCGAAGGCAATCGCCTTACCGTGGCGACTTGCGACCCGCAAAACTTGAGCGTCCAAGACGAACTTCGGACGTTCCTTGGCTATGACATCGACGTCGTCGTCGCGACCGAACGAGATATCAATACAACCATCGGGCGCTACTATGACAGCGAATCCGAAAGTGTTGAAAAGCTGGTCGCGGAACTGGCCGAAGACGAAGAGCTGAAAGCAGCCGTTTCGGCTTTGGATAGCGAGAAGTTCAACATCACCGATGCGGAAGCTTTGGCCGATTCGGCGCCGGTGCGAAAACTATTGAACATGGTTTTGCTGTTGGCGATTAAAGACCACGCCAGCGACATTCACCTAGAACCATTCGAAGACGAATTCCGAATCCGAATCAAGGCGGAAGGCGTCCTGTACGAAATGGTTCCCCCGCCACGTCACTTGGCGTTTGCGATTACGACGCGAATCAAGGTAATGGCGAACCTGGATATTGCCGAGCGTCGTATGCCGCAAGACGGTCGAATCGAATTGATGGTCGGTGGTCACCCGGTTGACCTTCGCGTCAGCGTTCTGCCAACGATCTTCGGTGAAAGCGTCGTCATGCGGGTGCTTGACCGTTCGGTTGTGAACCTGTCGCTGGAAAACGTCGGTATGGATGAAAAGACCATGGCGACATTCCGTGAAGCGATCGATCGGCCCAACGGCATTGTGTTGGTGACCGGTCCGACCGGGTCCGGAAAGACGACGACCTTGTATTCGTCGTTGTCGGAAATGAACGATATCAAAGACAAGCTGATCACGACCGAGGATCCGGTCGAGTACGACATCGATGGCATTATCCAAATTCCGATTGATCATGATGTCGGTGTGACATTCGCAAGCTGCCTGCGTGCGATCTTGCGGCAGGATCCGGATATCATTTTGGTCGGCGAGATCCGTGACTTGGAAACGGCCGAAATCGCCATCCAGGCGGCATTAACCGGTCACCTTGTATTTAGCACGCTCCACACCAACAGCGCGCCGGCGACGGTCACGCGTCTAAAGGACATGGGCATCCCAGCCTTTATGACTTGTGCGACGGTGGAGGCAATTCTGGCGCAGCGTTTGGTACGTCGGATCTGCACCAAGTGCCGCGAAGAAACCAAAGTCAACAAAGAATTGCTGTTCGAACTCGGGATGAAGCCTGAGGACGTTGCTGGCCGCAAGTTCTTTAAAGGAATCGGTTGCGATCAGTGCAACAACACTGGTTACAAAGGCCGGATCGCATTGTTCGAACTGATGGTAATGAACGACAAAATTCGTGAAATGGTCATGGCGAATGCCTCGACCGATGAGCTTCGTGACGAGGCCGAGCGAAACGGGATGACGACCTTGCGTGAAGCCGGATTGTCGATGGCGTTTGATGGCGTCACGACGCTGGACGAAGTCGTCCGAGAAACCGTGGCTGAATAA